The following proteins are encoded in a genomic region of Primulina huaijiensis isolate GDHJ02 unplaced genomic scaffold, ASM1229523v2 scaffold208286, whole genome shotgun sequence:
- the LOC140966936 gene encoding probable protein phosphatase 2C 51 translates to MLFLITNFIMKAKGLANIACLGVLLCTIPFIAHGVSVSCMMAYEEGGAPAVFNSPECPQWFLSAESSQNSTKNCQFATLQGHREYQEDRITCDLDMKLPFSGKDVVEEVTVGVAAIFDGHGGEEASELASRKILDYLFMHVVFLEYNRVRLISKNDSESQTFDM, encoded by the exons ATGCTTTTTTTGATTACAAACTTCATAATGAAAGCCAAAGGGCTTGCGAATATAGCATGCTTAGGCGTATTGCTCTGCACTATTCCATTTATTGCTCATGGGGTTTCAGTGTCATGTATGATGGCATATGAAGAAGGTGGTGCCCCGGCTGTTTTTAATTCGCCCGAGTGTCCTCAATGGTTTCTTTCTGCAGAATCTTCTCAGAATTCAACAAAGAATTGCCAATTTGCAACTCTTCAAGGTCATAGAGAGTATCAAGAAGACCGTATTACATGTGATCTTGATATGAAATTGCCTTTTTCAG GTAAAGATGTGGTCGAGGAGGTTACTGTAGGTGTTGCAGCAATATTTGATGGCCATGGAGGCGAGGAAGCAAGCGAGCTGGCTTCACGAAAGATTTTGGATTACCTTTTCATGCATGTTGTGTTCCTCGAGTACAATCGAGTGCGTTTGATCTCCAAAAACGATAGCGAGTCACAAACATTTGATATGTAA